A single region of the Labeo rohita strain BAU-BD-2019 chromosome 3, IGBB_LRoh.1.0, whole genome shotgun sequence genome encodes:
- the LOC127163418 gene encoding L-rhamnose-binding lectin CSL2 — translation MIVQKLSGITVTLLLLLCQHACANYKAKHLLVCEGTSVYLNCDLGFIHVLDANYGRTDPNKCSEGKTSNELSNVHCFQETSLRTMTVRCNGRKSCTLSAVNSVFSDPCSWTYKYLNLSYECRPLKQIIICEDSRSVITCDNSDVISIHHANYGRRDFVTCPYRRAMSECYFTQTTSMRSRCNEKKSCDLDASNWVFSDPCYRVHKYLEVTYSCV, via the exons ATGATAGTGCAAAAGCTAAGCGGGATCACAGTCACtt TGCTGCTGTTGCTGTGTCAACATG CATGTGCAAATTATAAAGCAAAACATTTACTGGTCTGTGAAGGAACATCTGTGTACCTCAATTGTG ACTTGGGATTCATACATGTCCTGGATGCTAACTATGGACGGACTGATCCAAATAAATgctcagaaggaaaaacatctAATGAGCTCTCAAATGTTCACTGCTTCCAAGAAACATCCCTCCGTACGATGACAGTTAG GTGTAATGGAAGAAAAAGCTGTACTCTTTCTGCAGTGAACTCAGTTTTCTCTGATCCTTGTTCTTGGACTTATAAATACCTGAATTTGTCTTATGAGTGTCGCCCACTGA AACAAATCATAATTTGTGAAGACTCCCGAAGTGTCATTACCTGTG aCAATAGTGATgttatttctattcatcacgcCAATTATGGACGGCGGGATTTTGTAACCTGCCCTTATAGAAGAGCTATGTCAGAGTGTTACTTTACTCAGACCACCAGTATGCGTTCCAG gtgCAATGAAAAGAAGTCTTGTGATTTAGATGCTTCAAATTGGGTGTTCTCTGATCCGTGTTACCGCGTTCATAAGTACCTGGAAGTGACATACTCCTGCGTATAA